A single window of Jiangella alkaliphila DNA harbors:
- a CDS encoding quinone oxidoreductase family protein, which yields MRAVTIPDFGGPEVLTAADVPVPRPGPGEVAVDVAYAGVTFADIMFRQGLAQVPLPFIPGIEVAGHIRELGNGATGLRVGQPVVALTTVAGGGYAELVVVDARLVAPVPEGFSLDVAAGIPVNTTTAVMALGTVAHLAGGESVLVHAAAGGVGGQLGQVARLRGARRVVGTVGRIDKVPEAMKHGFHDVVVRDDLTETGFDVVVDSIGGPTRRASLDATGAGGRLVLLGNASGAPDVAVGTNDLFATSRSVLGYSLGRLSDTHPDTVGAALRDAVGAVTSGDVQVALAAVLPLTDAGEAHRRIGSGASTGKFVLQVA from the coding sequence ATGAGAGCCGTCACGATTCCAGACTTCGGTGGTCCTGAGGTGCTGACCGCTGCCGATGTCCCCGTTCCCCGCCCTGGTCCCGGCGAGGTCGCCGTCGACGTGGCCTACGCCGGTGTCACCTTCGCCGACATCATGTTCCGGCAGGGCCTGGCGCAGGTCCCGCTGCCGTTCATCCCCGGGATCGAGGTGGCCGGCCACATCCGCGAGCTCGGCAACGGCGCCACAGGGCTGCGTGTCGGCCAGCCGGTCGTAGCGCTCACGACCGTGGCCGGCGGTGGGTACGCGGAGCTCGTCGTGGTCGATGCCCGCCTCGTCGCGCCGGTGCCCGAGGGCTTCTCGCTCGACGTGGCCGCCGGCATCCCGGTCAACACCACGACGGCGGTGATGGCGCTGGGGACGGTCGCCCATCTGGCCGGCGGCGAGTCGGTGCTCGTGCATGCCGCGGCCGGTGGCGTCGGCGGTCAACTGGGTCAGGTCGCGCGGCTGCGCGGTGCCCGTCGTGTCGTCGGCACAGTCGGACGGATCGACAAGGTGCCCGAGGCGATGAAGCACGGCTTCCACGACGTGGTCGTTCGCGACGATCTCACCGAGACCGGTTTCGACGTCGTCGTCGACTCCATCGGCGGACCAACGCGGCGGGCCAGTCTCGACGCGACGGGTGCCGGTGGGCGGCTGGTCCTGCTGGGCAACGCCTCCGGCGCGCCGGACGTCGCGGTCGGCACCAACGACCTGTTCGCCACGAGCCGGAGCGTGCTCGGGTACAGCCTGGGGCGGCTGTCCGACACGCATCCGGACACGGTCGGCGCGGCCCTTCGCGACGCCGTCGGTGCCGTCACGTCCGGCGACGTTCAGGTCGCCCTGGCCGCCGTGCTGCCACTGACCGACGCCGGCGAGGCACACCGCCGGATCGGATCTGGCGCGAGCACCGGCAAGTTCGTCCTCCAGGTGGCATGA
- a CDS encoding class I SAM-dependent methyltransferase gives MSPGLGADEYQRSAEYVDILLAEPWRVFGPLVAAGLQGVNPAAGPVVDLGAGTGRGVLAVAAALPEAEVLAVEPSPAMRAVLMARVGSDDDLRRRVSVVAGDLASVRSAERFGAVLAMNMIGHLDRAARKAFWATLAGRLASGAPALVNLQPPAEAVEVAETPGSEVTVGRYTYRGSGRAIPTAADQVTWHMTYRTFEDGVMVAEERVSYAWWVLSEDGLRAEVAAAGLHAVPLGSPEMGLHRVETVV, from the coding sequence ATGAGCCCGGGTCTCGGTGCCGACGAGTACCAGCGCTCGGCCGAGTACGTGGACATCCTGCTGGCCGAGCCGTGGCGGGTCTTCGGTCCGCTGGTTGCGGCCGGCCTCCAGGGAGTCAATCCAGCGGCAGGCCCGGTGGTCGACCTCGGCGCCGGGACCGGGCGCGGGGTGCTGGCGGTGGCGGCCGCGTTGCCGGAGGCGGAGGTCCTCGCGGTCGAACCGTCGCCGGCGATGCGGGCCGTGCTGATGGCGCGCGTGGGGTCCGACGACGATCTGCGCCGCCGGGTGAGCGTCGTCGCCGGCGATCTGGCGTCTGTGCGTTCGGCGGAGCGGTTCGGTGCCGTGCTGGCGATGAACATGATCGGCCATCTGGACCGGGCCGCCCGGAAGGCGTTCTGGGCGACCCTGGCGGGGCGGCTCGCGTCGGGAGCGCCGGCGTTGGTGAACCTGCAGCCGCCGGCCGAGGCCGTCGAGGTCGCCGAGACGCCGGGATCCGAGGTGACGGTGGGCCGCTACACGTATCGGGGTTCCGGCCGGGCGATCCCGACGGCCGCGGACCAGGTGACCTGGCACATGACCTACCGGACCTTCGAGGACGGCGTCATGGTGGCCGAGGAGCGAGTCTCGTATGCGTGGTGGGTGCTCTCCGAAGACGGTCTGCGCGCCGAGGTCGCGGCGGCGGGCCTCCACGCCGTGCCACTCGGCTCCCCTGAGATGGGGCTCCACCGGGTGGAGACGGTCGTGTAG
- the rpmB gene encoding 50S ribosomal protein L28: MSARCQVTGAQPGFGHSISHSHRRTKRRFEPNIQRKLYWVPSLGRNVTLTVSARGIKTIDKRGIDAVVAQLLARGEKL; the protein is encoded by the coding sequence ATGTCCGCACGCTGCCAGGTGACCGGAGCCCAGCCGGGCTTCGGGCACTCGATCTCACACTCGCATCGCCGCACCAAGCGCCGGTTCGAGCCGAACATCCAGCGCAAGCTCTACTGGGTGCCGTCGCTGGGCCGCAACGTCACGCTCACGGTGAGCGCCCGCGGCATCAAGACCATCGACAAGCGCGGCATCGACGCCGTCGTCGCGCAGCTGCTTGCCCGCGGGGAGAAGCTGTAG
- a CDS encoding type B 50S ribosomal protein L31, with protein sequence MKKDIHPDYRPVVFRDGGAGMAFLTRSTATSEKTIVWEDGQTYPVVDVEISSASHPFYTGRAKILDTAGQVEKFRRRFGSR encoded by the coding sequence ATGAAGAAGGACATCCATCCCGACTACCGCCCGGTGGTGTTCCGCGACGGCGGCGCCGGTATGGCGTTCCTGACCCGGTCGACGGCGACGTCGGAGAAGACGATCGTGTGGGAGGACGGGCAGACGTATCCGGTCGTGGATGTGGAAATCTCCTCGGCGAGCCACCCGTTCTACACCGGGCGGGCGAAGATCTTGGACACCGCCGGCCAGGTGGAGAAGTTCCGCCGCCGGTTCGGCTCGCGTTAG
- a CDS encoding class I SAM-dependent methyltransferase, producing the protein MNARHVATGIDELVRAWDEQQAAYVNRREQRFDILLDVVVRHCATAVDQGDDGAGLTILDLGCGPGSLSGRLLERLPSARVIGIDYDPVLLAIADAWVGARHGDRFAPVDADLAAPGWERRLPSTASNARVVVSSTALHWLQPAQLVALYGTLGSLLPPDAIFLNADHLRYDPRTQPCLTAAAAADDARTQRDAHECGVSTWDAWWADAVAVPEFGRHLAERERRFADRPPTPDAPLELHLQALAMAGFAETGTVWRHYDDVVVFARR; encoded by the coding sequence GTGAACGCTCGACACGTAGCGACCGGCATCGACGAGCTGGTGCGGGCCTGGGACGAGCAGCAGGCCGCCTACGTCAACCGTCGGGAGCAGCGGTTCGACATCCTGCTGGACGTGGTGGTGCGCCACTGCGCCACGGCCGTCGACCAGGGCGACGACGGGGCCGGTCTGACGATTCTGGACCTCGGGTGCGGCCCCGGCAGCCTCTCCGGGCGCCTGCTCGAGCGCCTGCCGTCGGCGCGGGTGATCGGGATCGACTACGACCCGGTGCTGCTGGCGATCGCCGACGCGTGGGTCGGCGCGCGACATGGCGACCGGTTCGCGCCGGTCGACGCCGACCTCGCAGCACCGGGCTGGGAGCGCAGGCTCCCGTCGACGGCGAGCAACGCGCGGGTCGTGGTCTCCTCGACGGCGCTGCACTGGCTGCAGCCGGCACAGCTCGTCGCGCTCTACGGGACGTTGGGCAGCCTGCTGCCGCCCGACGCGATCTTCCTGAACGCCGACCATCTCCGCTACGACCCGCGGACCCAGCCGTGCCTCACCGCGGCCGCCGCGGCCGACGACGCTCGGACGCAGCGCGATGCGCACGAATGCGGCGTGTCGACTTGGGACGCATGGTGGGCCGATGCCGTCGCCGTGCCCGAGTTCGGCCGCCACCTCGCCGAACGCGAGCGACGGTTCGCCGACCGCCCGCCCACTCCGGACGCGCCGCTCGAGCTGCACCTGCAGGCTCTGGCGATGGCCGGGTTCGCCGAGACCGGCACCGTCTGGCGGCACTACGACGACGTCGTCGTCTTCGCCCGGCGGTGA
- a CDS encoding enolase C-terminal domain-like protein, translating to MITGVPLAAGEQLTTKWEFRPLIENDLIDHARIDLANTGISEGRKIAAMAEAHYISVAAHNPLGPVCTAASAHVNLSLPNVSVQEQSRRHGWDDALVLAAPRIEAGSVVPAELPGLGVEIDLAAARTAASSLRFAPTPRFGRADGSVINW from the coding sequence GTGATCACCGGGGTGCCGCTTGCCGCTGGTGAGCAGTTGACCACGAAGTGGGAGTTCCGCCCGTTGATCGAGAACGACCTCATCGACCACGCCCGCATCGACCTGGCCAACACGGGCATCAGCGAGGGCCGCAAGATCGCCGCGATGGCCGAGGCGCACTACATCAGCGTGGCCGCGCACAACCCGCTCGGCCCGGTCTGCACTGCCGCCTCGGCCCACGTCAACCTCAGCCTGCCCAACGTCAGTGTGCAGGAGCAGAGTCGGCGGCACGGCTGGGACGACGCGCTCGTGCTGGCCGCACCGCGCATCGAGGCCGGTTCGGTGGTGCCGGCCGAGCTGCCGGGACTGGGGGTCGAGATCGACCTGGCGGCCGCCCGCACGGCGGCGTCGTCCTTGCGGTTCGCGCCGACGCCGCGGTTCGGCCGTGCGGACGGCTCGGTGATCAACTGGTGA
- a CDS encoding CobW family GTP-binding protein produces the protein MRPTPVVLVTGISPDAMASATVALQWDLPGAVVVHHSIDVERGRLLRTVSDVTGVLERAEIDLEHACVSCAIREDVAPTLARLADAGRWGAIVAHLPVGAEGQQVCRVVAEDPAMRHVRIAGVLCAVDGERLVDDLLGDALLSERGVHTSEDDRRGVAEVGAAQVEYADAVTVVGRADDSELELVRALARPGATVLGDGDPLELTRLLAGIHVHAAAESWAAQVRNGPLPELAGEHVWRLDLMSERPFHPDRLHEDIEAIGGGPRRSRGCFWLPTRAAVACAWDGAGGLLSIGVAEPWARRRPFTRIVVTGMDDGRDEVAAAFERCLLSSAEVRHRGKYWEAAGDGFEAWLGDIHSSL, from the coding sequence ATGCGTCCAACTCCTGTGGTCCTGGTGACCGGCATCTCGCCGGACGCGATGGCGTCGGCGACGGTCGCGCTGCAGTGGGACCTGCCCGGCGCCGTCGTCGTCCACCACAGCATCGACGTCGAGCGGGGCCGGCTGCTTCGCACCGTCAGTGACGTGACCGGCGTGCTGGAGAGAGCGGAGATCGACCTCGAGCACGCCTGTGTCAGCTGCGCCATCCGCGAGGACGTCGCGCCGACGCTGGCTCGGCTTGCCGACGCTGGCCGGTGGGGCGCGATCGTGGCGCATCTGCCGGTCGGTGCCGAGGGTCAGCAGGTCTGCCGGGTCGTCGCCGAGGACCCGGCGATGCGGCACGTGCGCATCGCCGGCGTGCTGTGCGCCGTCGACGGTGAGCGGCTGGTGGACGACCTGCTCGGGGACGCCCTGCTGAGCGAGCGAGGTGTGCATACGTCTGAGGACGACCGGCGCGGGGTGGCCGAGGTGGGCGCGGCGCAGGTGGAGTACGCCGACGCCGTCACCGTGGTCGGCAGGGCTGACGACTCGGAGCTGGAGCTGGTCCGAGCCCTGGCCCGGCCGGGCGCGACGGTGTTGGGCGACGGCGACCCGCTGGAGTTGACGCGGCTGCTGGCCGGCATCCACGTGCACGCGGCGGCCGAGTCCTGGGCGGCGCAGGTGCGGAACGGGCCGCTGCCCGAGCTTGCCGGCGAGCACGTGTGGCGGCTGGACCTGATGTCGGAGCGGCCCTTCCACCCCGACCGGCTGCACGAGGACATCGAGGCGATCGGCGGCGGCCCGCGGCGCTCGCGTGGCTGCTTCTGGCTGCCGACGCGGGCGGCGGTCGCGTGCGCGTGGGACGGCGCGGGCGGCCTGCTGAGCATCGGTGTCGCCGAGCCGTGGGCACGGCGACGCCCGTTCACACGGATCGTCGTGACCGGTATGGACGACGGCCGCGACGAGGTGGCGGCGGCGTTCGAGCGCTGCTTGCTCAGCTCGGCCGAGGTGCGCCACCGCGGCAAGTATTGGGAGGCCGCGGGCGACGGCTTCGAGGCGTGGCTCGGCGACATCCACAGCTCGCTCTGA
- a CDS encoding C45 family autoproteolytic acyltransferase/hydolase has product MTIQVWSTDETDAGARGAAFGAAFAAGIRAALGEYDTVLRAAAIDLASSRDVVEDCLARTTEHAPDVAAEVTGIARGAGLEPWRVMLLSARTEVFALMKLTGSECSTGVFLPADGSAPRSIQTWDWLDVMSAATVVRRYPSAEGRQVVTFAEVGQVAKIGVNSAGLGLHFNILHHVSDGSRSGVPVHVVARRILDEATTLDEAVAVAGMAPVAASSVLTVVAAQAGSPRAASIELTPAGVAVVEATPGRVLAHTNHFLDPGLAAGQVIPPASTTAERLACLTEHAPLVALPDPLERALALGALPDAPITMRPRADAPPDQRWSSKATLALDVVDPAIEFHPGGPADVTRAGWRRVPVASRTV; this is encoded by the coding sequence GTGACCATCCAGGTGTGGTCCACGGACGAGACCGACGCCGGTGCGCGCGGGGCCGCCTTCGGCGCGGCGTTCGCGGCGGGGATCCGCGCGGCTCTGGGCGAGTACGACACGGTTCTCCGGGCGGCCGCGATCGACCTCGCCTCGAGCCGGGACGTCGTGGAGGACTGCCTCGCCCGGACCACGGAGCATGCGCCGGACGTCGCCGCCGAGGTGACCGGGATCGCCCGCGGCGCCGGGCTGGAGCCGTGGCGGGTCATGCTGCTCAGTGCGCGCACCGAGGTGTTCGCCCTGATGAAGCTCACCGGGTCGGAGTGCTCGACCGGCGTCTTCCTCCCCGCCGACGGGTCGGCGCCGCGCTCGATCCAGACCTGGGACTGGCTCGACGTCATGTCCGCGGCCACCGTGGTGCGGCGCTACCCGTCTGCCGAGGGGCGACAGGTGGTGACCTTCGCCGAGGTGGGACAGGTCGCGAAGATCGGCGTGAACTCGGCCGGCCTCGGGCTGCACTTCAACATCCTCCACCACGTGAGCGACGGCTCGCGTTCCGGCGTTCCCGTCCACGTCGTGGCCCGGCGGATCCTCGACGAGGCGACGACCCTGGACGAGGCCGTCGCCGTCGCGGGCATGGCGCCCGTCGCCGCCTCGTCGGTGCTCACGGTCGTCGCCGCGCAGGCCGGGTCGCCGCGGGCGGCGAGCATCGAGCTCACCCCCGCGGGCGTCGCCGTCGTCGAGGCGACGCCTGGCCGGGTGCTCGCGCACACCAACCATTTCCTCGATCCCGGACTCGCCGCGGGCCAGGTGATCCCGCCGGCCAGCACCACCGCCGAGCGGCTGGCCTGCCTGACCGAGCACGCGCCGCTCGTGGCGCTGCCCGATCCGCTGGAACGCGCCCTGGCGCTGGGCGCGCTCCCCGACGCGCCGATCACCATGCGGCCGCGGGCGGACGCACCACCGGACCAGCGGTGGTCCTCGAAGGCGACGCTCGCCCTCGACGTCGTGGACCCCGCGATCGAGTTCCACCCGGGTGGCCCGGCCGACGTCACTCGCGCCGGCTGGCGCCGGGTACCCGTCGCCAGCCGCACAGTGTAG
- the rpsN gene encoding 30S ribosomal protein S14, with translation MAKKSKLVKNARLQEIVARYAERRAELKRVIADPVGTDDERAAARRALARQPRDASATRLRNRDQVDGRPRAVYRKFGLSRIRLRELAHRGQLPGVTKFSW, from the coding sequence GTGGCGAAGAAGAGCAAGCTCGTCAAGAATGCGCGGCTGCAGGAGATCGTCGCCCGGTATGCCGAGCGCCGGGCCGAGCTCAAGCGCGTCATCGCCGATCCCGTCGGCACGGACGACGAGCGCGCCGCGGCCAGGCGGGCGCTGGCCCGGCAGCCGCGCGACGCGAGCGCCACCCGGCTGCGCAACCGCGACCAGGTCGACGGGCGGCCCCGCGCGGTCTACCGGAAGTTCGGACTCTCGCGCATCCGGCTGCGCGAGCTGGCCCATCGCGGCCAGCTGCCCGGTGTCACCAAGTTCAGCTGGTAG
- a CDS encoding helix-turn-helix transcriptional regulator: protein MTPARELAEFLRTRRARLKPAELGLPVTARRRVDGLRRDEVAQLAGVSVEYYIRLEQGRGGHPSDAILDSVASALRLGSAERDHLFHLARPRRTRSQAAPAQVRPAIAELVAAMPQPVVIVDRRLDVLGRNPLAEAVFGGVHEQTPYAANCAANTFLEPTMRHFFAEWEQVAQDVVALLRRLTGQFPDDVEVTALIDALLAHSADFRRMWAAHDIRQKLHGQKRLRHPLAGEFTLHYEILTLPDDPGISLTVYTVGQDDLAQAALELLAERDGMPAV, encoded by the coding sequence ATGACGCCTGCCCGAGAACTCGCCGAGTTCCTTCGTACGCGACGAGCCAGGCTGAAGCCCGCAGAGCTCGGCCTCCCCGTGACGGCGCGCAGACGCGTCGACGGGCTGCGCCGCGACGAAGTGGCGCAGCTGGCCGGCGTGAGCGTCGAGTACTACATCCGTCTCGAGCAAGGACGCGGCGGCCATCCGTCGGACGCCATCCTGGACTCTGTCGCGTCCGCCCTCCGCCTCGGCTCCGCCGAGCGCGACCACCTCTTCCACCTCGCGCGGCCGCGCCGGACGAGGTCCCAGGCGGCGCCGGCCCAGGTGCGGCCGGCGATCGCCGAGCTGGTGGCGGCCATGCCTCAGCCGGTGGTCATCGTCGACCGGCGGCTGGACGTCCTGGGCCGGAACCCGCTGGCCGAGGCCGTCTTCGGCGGCGTCCACGAACAGACGCCGTACGCGGCGAACTGTGCCGCCAACACGTTCCTCGAACCCACGATGCGGCACTTCTTCGCCGAGTGGGAGCAGGTGGCGCAGGATGTGGTCGCGCTCCTACGCCGGCTGACCGGGCAGTTCCCGGACGACGTCGAGGTGACGGCGCTGATCGACGCACTCCTGGCCCACAGTGCTGACTTTCGTCGCATGTGGGCGGCGCACGACATCCGGCAGAAGCTCCACGGGCAGAAGCGGCTACGGCACCCTCTCGCCGGCGAGTTCACCCTGCACTACGAGATCCTCACGTTGCCGGACGACCCGGGGATCTCGCTGACCGTCTACACCGTGGGCCAGGACGATCTGGCACAGGCAGCCCTGGAGCTGCTCGCCGAACGCGACGGCATGCCAGCGGTGTGA
- a CDS encoding FMN-binding negative transcriptional regulator, which translates to MHEFPKYRAPSGGDVVELVRRHPFALVVSARAGDAPVATHTPVVIPASATPSDTLVGKTLLGHVARANPQWRLLAGGDPVLLVFSGPHGYVSPTTYEYTPAVPTWDYAAVHLTARVEVLQDRADCLHVVTETVRAAEDLMPSRWDMTPSLDVFEKIVGGVVGFRFEVTDERAVFKVSQDQPDDVRQRVARDARERGDAHGDLAALVDSGGAL; encoded by the coding sequence ATGCACGAGTTCCCGAAGTACCGGGCGCCGTCGGGCGGCGACGTCGTCGAGCTGGTCCGGCGGCATCCGTTCGCCCTCGTTGTGTCGGCGCGCGCCGGCGACGCACCCGTCGCGACGCACACGCCGGTGGTCATCCCGGCGTCCGCGACGCCGTCGGACACGCTGGTCGGGAAGACCCTGCTGGGGCACGTCGCGAGGGCGAACCCGCAGTGGCGGCTCCTCGCCGGCGGCGACCCGGTGCTGCTCGTCTTCAGCGGGCCGCACGGCTACGTGTCGCCCACCACGTACGAGTACACCCCGGCGGTCCCGACCTGGGACTACGCCGCCGTGCACCTCACGGCGCGGGTCGAGGTGCTCCAGGACCGCGCGGACTGCCTGCACGTCGTCACCGAGACCGTCCGCGCGGCCGAGGACCTCATGCCGAGCCGCTGGGACATGACCCCGTCGCTGGACGTGTTCGAGAAGATCGTCGGCGGCGTGGTCGGGTTCCGGTTCGAGGTCACCGACGAGCGGGCGGTGTTCAAGGTGAGCCAGGACCAGCCCGACGACGTCCGGCAGCGGGTGGCCCGCGACGCGCGCGAGCGCGGCGACGCCCACGGGGACCTGGCGGCGCTGGTCGACAGCGGCGGCGCCTTGTGA
- a CDS encoding ABC transporter substrate-binding protein translates to MRTIIVFTGILGLAALGGCSSSTPAAEAGSAAEAPGAGSTSYPLTYENCDFESTVEQAPTRAVSLNQSATEILIRLGLSGRVVGTAYETDPVPADIQAEYEAIPLLTDGLLKHETLLEAQPDFVYSSFASFLTAENAGERAELQELGVPTYLTEFDCTYHEAVEGGATFEMLQEEIEAIAEIFDVSAAGEALVAQQRSVIDDGLATAEAITGSPRLVWFYSTAADASTPSVAGPGGLPQTVTELLGAQNVFADASTKWPEVSWDEVAARNPDVIVLADLTRGYPGDTAQEKIDFLKSDPLTSTMDAVRNDRFIVVPGQYMDPSVHSVEAIPAVAEGLVELGFA, encoded by the coding sequence ATGAGAACAATTATCGTATTCACTGGCATTCTCGGCCTAGCGGCCCTGGGCGGGTGCTCGTCGTCGACGCCGGCGGCGGAGGCGGGTTCGGCCGCCGAGGCTCCAGGTGCGGGCTCTACCTCGTACCCGCTCACCTACGAGAACTGCGACTTCGAGTCCACGGTCGAGCAGGCGCCGACGCGGGCGGTGTCGCTGAACCAGTCGGCGACGGAGATCCTGATCCGGCTCGGGTTGTCCGGCCGCGTCGTCGGGACGGCCTACGAGACCGACCCGGTCCCGGCTGATATCCAGGCCGAGTACGAGGCCATCCCGCTGCTCACCGACGGGCTGCTGAAGCACGAGACGCTGCTGGAGGCGCAGCCGGACTTCGTCTACTCGTCGTTCGCCTCGTTCCTCACCGCCGAGAACGCCGGCGAGCGGGCCGAGCTGCAGGAGCTGGGCGTCCCGACCTACCTGACGGAGTTCGACTGCACCTACCACGAGGCGGTCGAGGGTGGCGCGACGTTCGAGATGCTGCAGGAGGAGATCGAGGCGATCGCCGAGATCTTCGACGTATCGGCGGCTGGGGAGGCGCTGGTGGCGCAGCAGCGGTCAGTGATCGACGACGGCCTGGCGACGGCCGAGGCGATCACCGGCTCGCCGCGGCTGGTGTGGTTCTATTCGACGGCCGCCGATGCATCGACGCCGTCGGTGGCGGGACCGGGTGGGTTGCCGCAGACGGTGACGGAGTTGCTGGGCGCGCAGAACGTGTTCGCCGACGCGTCGACGAAGTGGCCGGAGGTCAGCTGGGACGAGGTGGCGGCGCGCAACCCGGACGTCATCGTGCTGGCCGACTTGACCCGCGGGTACCCGGGCGACACCGCACAGGAAAAGATCGACTTCCTGAAGAGCGACCCGCTGACCTCCACCATGGACGCCGTCCGCAACGACCGGTTCATCGTCGTCCCCGGCCAGTACATGGACCCGTCCGTCCACAGCGTCGAGGCGATACCGGCGGTGGCCGAGGGCCTGGTCGAGCTGGGGTTCGCGTGA
- the ykgO gene encoding type B 50S ribosomal protein L36 — protein MKVRNSLKSLKAKPGSQVVRRCGRVFVINKQNPRFKARQG, from the coding sequence ATGAAGGTTCGCAACTCGCTCAAGTCGCTGAAGGCCAAACCCGGCTCGCAGGTGGTGCGCCGCTGTGGTCGCGTCTTCGTGATCAACAAGCAGAACCCGCGCTTCAAGGCCCGCCAGGGCTGA
- a CDS encoding FecCD family ABC transporter permease — protein MLRRVARGPGRPLRPLLVVVACAGMLGVSIVTAAFVGTAQIGPADVLGIIVRHAGLGALAPAPPVPPLIDSLIWESRLPRVLLAATVGAGLSVSGAVLQSVTRNPLAEPYLLGVSSGASTGAVAVMVLGVGAGAVTLSTGAFAGALTAFGIVLLLIGGGRVADPARVVLTGVLVSQFFSAITSLVLMLDGDADATRGFTYWLLGSLSGARWEPLLAAAAVIVPGTLVCLLYAAALDAFTFGWDAAASLGVDVARARAALMILAALITAAAVAASGAIGFVGLLVPHVVRLLTGPGHRLLLPLSALAGATFLVWVDTFARSAFTPHEVPVGVITALLGAPAFALMLRKTGGP, from the coding sequence ATGCTGCGAAGGGTCGCCCGCGGCCCGGGCCGGCCGCTGCGGCCGCTGCTCGTCGTCGTGGCCTGCGCCGGGATGCTCGGCGTCTCGATCGTCACTGCGGCCTTCGTCGGCACGGCGCAGATCGGCCCGGCCGACGTGCTCGGGATCATCGTGCGCCACGCGGGACTGGGCGCACTCGCGCCTGCGCCGCCGGTTCCGCCGCTGATCGACTCGCTGATCTGGGAGTCGCGGCTGCCGCGAGTCCTGCTGGCGGCGACGGTGGGTGCCGGCCTGTCCGTCTCCGGCGCCGTCCTGCAGTCGGTGACGCGCAACCCGCTCGCCGAGCCCTACCTGCTGGGTGTTTCCTCCGGCGCCTCCACCGGGGCGGTCGCGGTGATGGTCCTCGGCGTCGGCGCCGGCGCGGTGACGCTCTCGACCGGCGCGTTCGCCGGTGCGCTGACCGCGTTCGGGATCGTCCTGCTGCTCATCGGCGGCGGACGGGTGGCCGATCCGGCGCGGGTGGTGCTCACCGGCGTGCTCGTGTCGCAGTTCTTCTCCGCCATCACGTCGCTCGTCCTCATGCTCGACGGCGACGCGGACGCCACCCGCGGCTTCACCTACTGGTTGCTCGGATCGCTCAGCGGCGCCCGGTGGGAGCCGCTGCTCGCCGCGGCGGCGGTGATCGTCCCCGGAACGCTGGTCTGCCTGCTCTATGCGGCAGCCTTGGACGCGTTCACGTTCGGCTGGGACGCGGCCGCGTCCCTGGGCGTCGACGTCGCCCGTGCCCGGGCCGCGCTGATGATCCTCGCGGCGCTCATCACGGCCGCGGCGGTGGCGGCATCGGGCGCCATCGGCTTCGTCGGCCTGCTCGTCCCGCACGTCGTGCGGCTGCTGACCGGACCCGGGCACCGGCTGCTGCTGCCGCTCTCGGCGCTGGCCGGCGCGACCTTCCTCGTCTGGGTCGACACCTTCGCGCGCTCGGCCTTCACCCCGCACGAGGTCCCCGTCGGCGTCATCACAGCACTGCTGGGAGCGCCGGCGTTCGCGCTCATGCTCCGGAAGACAGGTGGACCATGA